The sequence GGAGAAGAAGGTCATGGCGACCACGGCACCGGGCCGGCCGACCGGCCTCGGGATCGCCAAGACGGCGCCTGCGGGCGTGGGCAAGCCCGAGACGATCCACGTCACGTGGGACGCGGTGGACTCCGGCGGCGGGAACAACCTGCGCTACGACTACGAGCTGCGGATGGGCGGGCGGTCGAGCGGCACCAAGACGACCTCCAGCACCGGCGCCGACGTCGACGTGAGCAGCTGGGACGTGAGCCTGTGGGGCTCGGAGTTCACGCTGGTCGTGACGGCCCGTACGGACATCAAGAGCGGCGAGAGCGCCTCGGCGAGCACGACGATCAGCTGGGGCGAGGTGCCGTCGACGCCGACCAACCTCCAGGTCGCGCTGGACTCGGCCACCGCGCCGACGTCCGTCACGGCCACCTGGGGCGCGCCCGTCAACGGCGGTGGCGCCGGCGACGTGCGCTACGAGTACTGCTGGTACCCCGAGCGCACGGGGCGCACGTGCGGTTCGACGGCCGAGGCGGGGCCGTTGACCGTCACCCTCGCCGAGCTCGGCGCTGAGCAGTCGTGGCGCGATCGTCAGATCACGTTCCAGATCCGGGCGATCAACGACAAGGGCGGCTCGGACTGGATCCAGGAGTGGGTCACTGTCCCCGCGCAGCAGCCCGATCCCGAGCCGACACCGGACCCGACGCCCGCGCCGACCGACGGCACGAGCGGCTGAGCAGCTCCTCCGCACGACCCGACTCCGACCCGCACCACCGAGCCGTCACCGAGCCACTACCGAGCCACCAACGAGAGGACCCCATGACCCCCGAGCAGAGCGCCTGGTTCGCTGAGACGTTCACCGCGCTGACGGAGAACGTCGGCCGCGCCCTGCTGGGCAAGGAGCACACGGTGCGGCTCGCGCTCACCGCGATGGTGGCGGAGGGGCACCTCCTGCTCGAGGACGCGCCGGGCACCGGCAAGACGTCGCTGGCCAAGGCGCTCGCGGCGACGGTCCAGGGGTCGCACCACCGCATCCAGTTCACGCCCGACCTGCTGCCGTCGGACGTCACCGGCGTCACGATCTACGACCAGGGGACCGGGCGGTTCGAGTTCCACCGCGGCCCGATCTTCGCGTCGGTGGTGCTGGCTGACGAGATCAACCGCGCATCGCCCAAGACCCAGGCCGCGCTCCTCGAGGTCATGGAGGAGGGCAACGTCACGGTCGACGGCGTGACGCACCCGGTCGGTCGGCCGTTCATGGTGATCGCGACCCAGAACCCCATCGAGCAGGCCGGCACGTACCGGCTGCCCGAGGCCCAGCTCGACCGGTTCATCATCAAGACGAGCCTCGGCTACCCCGACCGTGCGTCGGCGGTCGAGATCCTGGCGGGGGCGAAGGACCGCGTCGCGGGCCTCGGCGCGCGGATCACGACCGAGGCGGTCGGCACGATGGCGGACCTCGCGCAGACCGTGCACATCGACCCGGTCGTGCTCGACTACGTCGCCCGCATCACCGAGGCGACCCGCGACGACAGCCAGACCGCCCTCGGCGCGAGCGTGCGCGGCGGCCTCGCGCTGGTGCGCTGCGCGAAGGTGTGGGCGGCGTCCCAGGGCCGGGAGTACGTGCTGCCCGACGACGTGAAGGACCTGGCCCAGCCGGTGCTCGCGCACCGCCTGGTGCTCGACGCGGAGGCGGAGTTCGCGGGCGTCACCGCGGTCGACGTGCTCGCCCGGCTGCTCGACCAGGTCGCACCCCCGGCGCAGCGGGCGGCCTGATGCGCATCTCGGCCGTCGGGTGGGGGACCGCGTTCGTCGCGGTCCTCGGCCTCGTGCTGGGCCGGCTGCTGGGCTGGCTCGAGCTCGCGGCGCTCGGTGCGGGTCTCGCGGGCGTGCTCGTCGTCGCGCTGCTCATGACGGTCGGCCGGGCGCGGTACGCGATCACCCTCGACATGGCGGACAACCGCGTGAAGATCGGCGAGCGCGCGGTCGGCCGGCTCGAGGTCCGCAACGCTGCCCGGCGACGCTCGCTGCCCTCGCGGCTCGAGCTCCCCGTGGGAGCGGGTCAGGCGGAGCTCTCGGTCCCGTCCCTGGCCCCGGAGGCGACGCACGACGAGCTGTTCGCGATCCCCACGGCACGGCGCGCGGTCGTCGTGGTCGGTCCGGTCCGCTCGGTGCGCGGCGACCCGCTGGGGCTCGCGCGGCGCAGCGTGCTGTGGACCCGGCCGGTGGACCTGTACGTGCACCCGCTGCTCGTGGCGCTCGGCGGGGCGAGCGCGGGCCTGCTGCGTGACCTCGAGGGCCAGTCGACGCGCGACCTCTCGGACTCCGACATGTCGTTCCACGCCCTGCGCGACTACGTCGCGGGCGACGACCGCCGGAACATCCACTGGCGCACGACCGCCCGCACGGGCCAGCTCATGGTCAAGCAGTTCGAGGACACCCGCCGCACGCAGACGGTCCTCGCGCTGGCCACCGACCCCGCGGACTACGCCGACGACGACGAGTTCGAGCTCGCGGTCTCCACGATCGCCTCGATCGGGGTGCAGACGCTGCGCGACGAGCGCGACCTCGAGGTCCTGGCGGGCCCCGGTTCGCTGCGCGTCCTGACCCCGCCCATGCTGCTCGACGACTGCTCGGGGCTCGAGCTGTCGCCGACCGGGGCCGGGGTGACGCTGCTCGGACGGCGCGTCGTCCGGGAGGCGCCGCAGTGCTCGGTCGCGATGCTCGTGACCGGCTCGGAGCCGTCCGACGCGGACCTGCGGCTGGGGGCTCGTCACCTGCCGGCGGGCACGCGCGCGCTCGTCGTGCGCTGCCAGACCGGCGCGGAGGTCTCCGTGCGGACGCAGGGCCTGCTGACGCTCGGGACCCTCGGCACCCTCGACGACCTGCCTCGTCTGCTGCGCCGGGTCGTGTCGTGAGGCGCCCGGCGCGCGTCCGTCCGCTGGGTCTCGCGGCCGTGGACGCCCTCGTCCTGGTCGTGGTCCTCGCGGTGGTGCTCTACCCGCTGCTCGAC is a genomic window of Cellulomonas fulva containing:
- a CDS encoding AAA family ATPase: MTPEQSAWFAETFTALTENVGRALLGKEHTVRLALTAMVAEGHLLLEDAPGTGKTSLAKALAATVQGSHHRIQFTPDLLPSDVTGVTIYDQGTGRFEFHRGPIFASVVLADEINRASPKTQAALLEVMEEGNVTVDGVTHPVGRPFMVIATQNPIEQAGTYRLPEAQLDRFIIKTSLGYPDRASAVEILAGAKDRVAGLGARITTEAVGTMADLAQTVHIDPVVLDYVARITEATRDDSQTALGASVRGGLALVRCAKVWAASQGREYVLPDDVKDLAQPVLAHRLVLDAEAEFAGVTAVDVLARLLDQVAPPAQRAA
- a CDS encoding DUF58 domain-containing protein, whose translation is MRISAVGWGTAFVAVLGLVLGRLLGWLELAALGAGLAGVLVVALLMTVGRARYAITLDMADNRVKIGERAVGRLEVRNAARRRSLPSRLELPVGAGQAELSVPSLAPEATHDELFAIPTARRAVVVVGPVRSVRGDPLGLARRSVLWTRPVDLYVHPLLVALGGASAGLLRDLEGQSTRDLSDSDMSFHALRDYVAGDDRRNIHWRTTARTGQLMVKQFEDTRRTQTVLALATDPADYADDDEFELAVSTIASIGVQTLRDERDLEVLAGPGSLRVLTPPMLLDDCSGLELSPTGAGVTLLGRRVVREAPQCSVAMLVTGSEPSDADLRLGARHLPAGTRALVVRCQTGAEVSVRTQGLLTLGTLGTLDDLPRLLRRVVS